The stretch of DNA GGGGCGCGTAGAGCGCCTGCTGGCGGAGCCGGGCATGATAGCCCTTGGCCACATTGATTTTCACAGCGCGCTTCTCCTTGGCTCACACGTCCAGTCTCGCCTTATATGCGCTGCGGCGCGGGGTCAAGAGAACATGACACGAAGTCGAGAGTCACCACCCGGACGAGGCTTTTCTTCCCATCGAATCCCATTACCTCATAGCCGGCTCCCGGCTCAAGCTTTATTCCGAGCGGAGTGAGGGATTGTTGGGGGAGCAGGGTAACATCGGCTCCAGAATCGACCAGCATTGGCACTTCTGGTACCGTTTTCCCCGTTTCTGGATTGCGCAGCGTGACCCGGGCCAGTGGAGCAGGCGGGTGAAAAAGTCGGGCATCATACGCCGGCATCTGGATCGGCCTCAAGGACAACAACCTGCTTCTCGAAATCCGCAGCTTGCTCAGGATGCACCAGACGTGGGCTGCCTGTATATGCGCCAGTCTGGACCTCCGCCTCGGGGATCAGGATATACACCTTCGCTTTTTCCGGAAGACGAACTGAGGACAGCAGACGAATCTTTCCATTCTCGACAACGCCCTCAAGGGCTACAGCTCCCATGCTTCACCCCGCTTGTTCCAGGCAGATGAGCAGCAGCTATCTCCCCTGCTCGGCAATCAGGGCGTCAAGCTCTTGACGTAGACGGTCGAGCACCATGTCGTAGCCGAAGTGACCGAGCTTGGTACTCTTCTTTTTGAGATTGACCGTTGTCGGCCCACACCACAGACCCAGGTCGGCGTCATCCGTCTCGCCCGGACCGTTCACCCGGCAGCCCATGACGGCGATGGTGATATCGTGCTGTTTGGCGTAGGCCGTCATGGCTTTGACCTGCTGGGCGAGTTCGACGAACTTTTCGTTCTCGACCCGCGAGCAGCTCGGACACGAAATGATGTTCAGCCCCGAGTCCAGATCGGGTACCGACCGAAAGCGTCCGTTTTTGACATCGTCGATGATCTGAAATCCTGCCGTCACTTCCTCGTGCTTGCGCTCGTTGGGCAGGGTCAGGGACACGCGCAGGGTATCGCCGATGCCCTGCGCCAGCAGCTTCTCAAACGCGATGCGGCTCTTGATGATCCCGTCGGGCGGCAGCCCGGCTTCGGTTACGCCGAGGTGGAGCGGGACATCGGGCCGCGCCGCAGCAAAACGCGTGTTGGCCTCGACCACCTTGGCCGGGTCCGAATCCTTGAGCGACACCACAAAACGCTCAAAGCCAAGCTCCTCCATCAAACGGCAGTGGTACAGCGTGGACTGAATCAGAGCCTCCATCTGATCGCCCGGATATTGGGCCAGAAAGGCCGGGGCGACCGAGCCACAGTTCACTCCCACCCGTATTGCCACGTCGTTATCGCGGGCGATATCGACCAGCCAGGCGACCTTCTGGGGAATGCTTTTGGCCTTCTCAATATGGTGCAGATGGCCGGGGTTGTAGCGGATCTTGTCCACATACGGGGCGACCGCAGGCGCGACCTTGTAGTTCTCCTGGAGGTCAACCGACAGGGTGGCGGTCGTTTGGGCGCGGATCTCTTTGAGCGCGGCCGCCTCCTTGGGGTTATCAACCGCAATGCGGACCACACCGGCCCCGGCCTGCTGCAACTGATGGACCTGGGCAACCGTGGCGTCGATATCGGTCGTCTTGGTCGCGCACATGCTCTGGACAAGGAGCGGGGCGCCGGAGCCAAGTTCGGCCTGGCCGATCCGCACGGCGCGGGTGGAGGTCTGTTTCATGGTCTTTCCTGGTCTGAGCCCACACGATCAGTGCAGGATCGGCATTTTGGCGATAGGCGCCTGCGGGTTTTTTTTGGCGTACTCTTGCAGTTGGCTCTGCACCTCTGCAATCCAACGCTGAGCTTTGTCTTCGTCGATCTCCCCGGCTTCCCGTTTGCGTTCAATCTCGTCTAGAAATCGCTCATAAAAGGTTTTCATGCCCCGCTCCTTCGGGTCAGCTTGGCAGAAAAGGAGGCTGGCGTCTAGGCCGAGATAGGGAGCCCGGCTCAGAACGGCTCGGACTCGAGGGTGACGGCGATCTGCATGGGTTTTCCGGCCCGAATAAAGGTGAAGGTGACCCGGTCGCCTGGTTCGTAGGAGCCCAAGGCTCGGGAAAAAGCCTGGGCGTCAGGGATAGGGGTGTCGTTGATCGCAATGATCAAATCCCCGGGCAGGTCAGCCGGCGCATGCCGGTTTGTGTACACGTGGTGGGCGATGGTCAGCGGAATGGCAAAGGCGCCGGCCGGCGACATGGACAGGGCCAGGACGGCGACCCTGAACCAGTTGGTGCCCTGCTGTTGAGGCGTGTTGGCGCCGATAAATCCGGCCCGGGCGGCCGGACTGCCGGGGATGACGCTCAGAACTTGGACGCCCTGCAGCCCCTCGTGTTCGGGCGTCGCGTACAAGGCGCCCAGATAGGTCCGCTGCTCGGTCGGCTGCTCGCTTTCAGCGGCAGCCCAGAAGTCTGGCGGCAGAGCGTCAGGGGCGGGCTCGGTCGGGTCTGAGGCGTGATCCGTGGCCTGGCCGAGTATGACCTGAGACGGAGCCCCGGACGCCTCGGGCGCCGCTGGCTGGGCGACAGCCTGTTCGAGAGTGTGGGGGGCGTCGAGCGTGACCGGTTCGGCCGTGTCCGGGCTGGGCTGACTCTCCTGGGCGTGCGGGACGAGGGGCCAGACACACAGCGCAAGCGCGAGCCCGAAGGCGTATATTTTCATCGCTCCCCCTCCTTCCCGTGCGGACGGCCCATTATTCCAGCGCCAGGAGAATATGCAAGCCGTTGCTAGTCAAGGCCGGCCAGGACCTGTTCGAGGCCTTCGACCGGTACCATCGCCCCGACTTTCTTGAAGCGGACGATGCCCTGTTTGTCGATGATGACATAGGCGCGGTTGCCGAGCCGTTTGTCTTCGTCCAGCCAGCCGGTATAGTCACGAATCACCTCGGGCGCGGCAAAGGCGCTCAGGAGAGGGTAATCGAGCTTCAGCTGCTGGGTAAAGACTTTTTGGGACGCACCGTGGTTGGTGCTGATGCCGAGGACTTTTGCGTTGAGTGTTTTCTCCACCCCCTGACCGGAGGATAGTTGCAGGGTTCAACCGGAGGTGAAGTCGAGGACATAGAACAGCAGGACGACGTTGTCCTTGTCCCGAAAGTCCTTGAGGCACACCTGGCTGGCGTCGCTGGACGGCAAACAAAAATCTGGAGCCGGGCTGCCGACCTCGGCCTGAGCCCAGGCCTGGCCGCTCAGCGCCAGCGCCAGCAGCGCCCCGATCACCAGCTGCAATCCTGTGTACATAGAGTATCCTTTCTCACTGGCTGGACTTGCCCCGGCCGTCGCCCTAGGATCGGCCCTAGCTCAGGAGGACACCATGGCCAAAGCCCAGCACTGTCTGATGTGCGCCGAAAAGTTATACACCATGAGCAACTACGGGGAACCCGCTGACGGCCGCTGGCCGCCGACGGTCGAAGACGAGCGCTACGGCACACTGGTCATCTGCCCGGCCTGCGATTCGGCCCACCTGACCTTTATCGACGACACGCCTGGTCATCCCCCTGTTCGCCGTATCCGCAGCCTCAAACCGCCCGACTAAACCGAGTCGGCCGGCCGAAACTTGACCAGCGTCATGTCCGGCGTCACGTCATCATAGGTGGCGACGACCGGCATGCCGATCCGCATTGCCGCAGGGTCGCAGCCGACGATATTGGTCGTCAGGCGCGGGCCTTCGTCCAGCTCGACAATCGCCACCACATACGGCACGTCCTCGCGGAAAGCCGGATGGGTCGGCGCCTGGGCGATGGTGTAGGAGTACACCGTGCCCCGGCCGGACGCCCGTATCCAGCCCAGCTCTGAGGACAGACACTCGGAGCACACCTCGCGCGGGTAGAACAGCACCGCGCCACAGCTCTTGCAACGCTGGATCTGAAGCTCGTGGCGTTTAGCGGCATCCCAGAACGGCTGCGAGGAGACGGTCGGACGGGGAAGGGGCTTGGTATAGTCTGGCATGGGCTCCTCCTAGTTGACGCCGATCACCACGCTGCACTGCTCGCTCATGATGCCACCGTTGCCGTTGACATAGCCAAGTCTGGCGGTCTCGACCTGGCGCGCCTCGCCCCGACCCATCAGCTGGCGCACGCCCTCAATCAGATGGCTCATGCCGCCGGCCAGACCGGGCTGGCCGAACGACAGCTGACCGCCG from Desulfurellaceae bacterium encodes:
- the ispG gene encoding (E)-4-hydroxy-3-methylbut-2-enyl-diphosphate synthase, which encodes MKQTSTRAVRIGQAELGSGAPLLVQSMCATKTTDIDATVAQVHQLQQAGAGVVRIAVDNPKEAAALKEIRAQTTATLSVDLQENYKVAPAVAPYVDKIRYNPGHLHHIEKAKSIPQKVAWLVDIARDNDVAIRVGVNCGSVAPAFLAQYPGDQMEALIQSTLYHCRLMEELGFERFVVSLKDSDPAKVVEANTRFAAARPDVPLHLGVTEAGLPPDGIIKSRIAFEKLLAQGIGDTLRVSLTLPNERKHEEVTAGFQIIDDVKNGRFRSVPDLDSGLNIISCPSCSRVENEKFVELAQQVKAMTAYAKQHDITIAVMGCRVNGPGETDDADLGLWCGPTTVNLKKKSTKLGHFGYDMVLDRLRQELDALIAEQGR
- a CDS encoding PDZ domain-containing protein, with protein sequence MKIYAFGLALALCVWPLVPHAQESQPSPDTAEPVTLDAPHTLEQAVAQPAAPEASGAPSQVILGQATDHASDPTEPAPDALPPDFWAAAESEQPTEQRTYLGALYATPEHEGLQGVQVLSVIPGSPAARAGFIGANTPQQQGTNWFRVAVLALSMSPAGAFAIPLTIAHHVYTNRHAPADLPGDLIIAINDTPIPDAQAFSRALGSYEPGDRVTFTFIRAGKPMQIAVTLESEPF
- a CDS encoding redoxin domain-containing protein — encoded protein: MEKTLNAKVLGISTNHGASQKVFTQQLKLDYPLLSAFAAPEVIRDYTGWLDEDKRLGNRAYVIIDKQGIVRFKKVGAMVPVEGLEQVLAGLD
- a CDS encoding redoxin domain-containing protein, which produces MYTGLQLVIGALLALALSGQAWAQAEVGSPAPDFCLPSSDASQVCLKDFRDKDNVVLLFYVLDFTSG
- a CDS encoding Zn-ribbon domain-containing OB-fold protein, coding for MPDYTKPLPRPTVSSQPFWDAAKRHELQIQRCKSCGAVLFYPREVCSECLSSELGWIRASGRGTVYSYTIAQAPTHPAFREDVPYVVAIVELDEGPRLTTNIVGCDPAAMRIGMPVVATYDDVTPDMTLVKFRPADSV